Genomic DNA from Methanosarcina sp. MTP4:
TGACCATGGAAGATGTCCGGAAATACGAGATCGATAAAAAGGTCGACAGGGTCCTTACCACCGGTTCCAACGCTATAGGTGTCCTTGTTGAGGAAGCTCCCAATGAGTTGCTGGAGGCCATGAAAAACGCAACCCTCATCATCAGCAAGGGCATGGCAAACTACGAGACCCTCTCCGAACACAACTTCGGGCCCATTGCCTACCTCCTCCTTACAAAATGCGAATGTGTTGCGGACTCCCTGGACGTGGAAGAAGGCCTGTCCGTTGCAAAACTGATGAACTGCCCGTGACCTTCGGGACGCGGCTTTAAATTCCCTGCTGCAGCGTGGCCTGCAGCAACCATAGTTTTTCGCTGGCAAACCGACAGTTCATATTCTGCAAATCATCCTCCCGCTTATCCTGCCAATCCTTCCGCTTATCCTGCCGACCATCCTGCCAATTATCCTGCTGACCATCCTGTCAATCATCCTGCTGACCATCCTGTCAATCATCCTGCCAATTATCCTGTCGGTCATCCTGTCAATCATCCTGCCAATTATCCTGCCAATTATCCTGTCGGTCATCCTGTTGATTTTTTTCCGGCACCTTTTTATTGTTCCGGGTTTCTAAATATATACAGTTAATATAATGTAACAATGAAATTGCAACTTAAACAAAACGCAACTTAAACAAAACGTAAATAGAAAAGCGCAAATAAAAAAACGTAAATAAATGAAGTAAAGGGAGAACTGTAAAATGTGTGAGCTGAACGTCATTATGCTTCGTGGAGAAGAACGCGAACAGGTTATGGAATCCGTAGCAAAAATAGTGGTTGAAGGCGACTCGATTGAGCTTACCGGGATTCTCGGGGAGAGGATGACGGTTACGGGTTCAATCAAAGAAATTAACTTTTCAAGCGGAGAAGCCCTGCTTCTGGCAAAGTGAAACCGTATTCCCTGAAGGAAAACGAAGTTTTTGAGCTGAATTCCAGAGTCCCGGAATTCTCATTTCCTGTTTTTTTAACGGGCTTAAATGAAACGAAGTTTTTGAGCTGAATT
This window encodes:
- a CDS encoding CooT family nickel-binding protein: MCELNVIMLRGEEREQVMESVAKIVVEGDSIELTGILGERMTVTGSIKEINFSSGEALLLAK